The nucleotide window CACTCGAGATGACCTCGATGTCCTCCACGTGGTCCAAGTTCACGATGTAGCCACGGTGAACGCGGAAGAACCCATGTGGGACGAGCTTCTGCTCGAGCTTGGCGAGGGAGACCGTCGAGAGGTAGCGATCGAGGTCGGTGTAGATGCAGGAGTAGTCGTCCTTGGCCTCGATGTAGCGAATCTCCGCAACGGGAACGAGCACCTTGCGCCCGCCCTTTTCGACGGGGATGCGCTCCGTCGGGACATGTGGGGCCGCGGGAGGCTTGAGACGGGCCTCGACCTTGTCGAGAGCTCGCAGCAGCCGGTCCGTCTCAACGGGCTTCATGAGGTAGTCGACGGCGTCGACCTCAAAGGCCTCGAGCGCATACTCGCTGTATGCGGTCACGAAGATGACGGCAGGAGGGTTCTTGAGCGTGTGGAAGGCCTCGGCGAGCTGCATGCCCGAGGTCTTGGGCATGGAGATGTCCAGGAAGATGACGTCCGCCTTCTGCTCCGAGCCCTCCTTGCCGCGGACGAGAGCCTCCACGGCCTCACGAGCGTTGCTGGCCTCCTCGATGGAGGCGACGCGACCCGTCTCCTCGAGCAGGTACCTGAGCTCAGAGCGCGCGGGTGCCTCGTCATCGACAATGAGTGCGTTCAACACGTCCATCACCCAACTTTCTCCGCCCTGGGGCGGTCAAAGACCTAACGTCACGCAGGACGGCGAGCATATCACCTCTGCGTGATGGCGCTGCGCGGGGCGACGCCGACCAGACGAAGTGTAACGCAGGTGCCCTCACCAGACTTGCTCATAATCTCGACGCCCGAGCCGATGCCATAGAAGCGCTCGATGCGCTCGGCGACGTTGCGCAACGCGATGCCCGAGCCATTGCTGCTCTTGGGTATGTCCTGAGACGAACCCTCGAGCAGGCGACGCGCGATGGGCTCGTCCATGCCCAGGCCGTCGTCCGCCACGGCGAGAAGGACGTCGTCGCCATCGGTTGCGACCTGGACGTCGATGTGGAGCGGTCCCTCGTCGCGCATGGCATGGCGGACGGCATTCTCCACGATGGGCTGCACGATGAAGCTCGGAACCTTGACAGATCCGCAGCCAGGCTCGACGGCCTCGGTCTCGACGATACGATCCTCACCGAAGCGCGCCTTCTCGATCTTGAGGTAGCGGCGGGTCTGCTCGAGCTCCTCGCAGAGCGGTATGAGCGACTGGGAGCCCTCGAGCGTGCGACGGTAGAAGACGGAGAACTCGCGCAGGAGGTTGCGGGCCTTGTCGGGGTTGGTGCGGGTAAGCGACGCGATGGTGTTGAGCGTGTTGAACAGAAAGTGAGGGTTGATCTGCGCCTGGAGGGCCTTCACCTCGGCACGGGCGGTGAGCTCCGCCTGACGGTCGAGCTCGTAGGCAGAGAGCTGGGTCGAGAGGAGCTCGGCCAGGCCACGGGCGATGGCGAGCTGGGTACGATCGACGTCCCGGCCGTGACGATAGTAGAGGCGCAGCGTTCCCACCGAGCGGTCGGCCACCACAAGCGGAGCGATGATGCCGACGGGGAAGAGCCGCTCCCGCTCGGTGGGCTCGTCCTCGCCCCCGGAGCCCATCCATTCGTTGCGATCGAAGACCGTGAAGGTCT belongs to Olsenella uli DSM 7084 and includes:
- a CDS encoding LytR/AlgR family response regulator transcription factor is translated as MDVLNALIVDDEAPARSELRYLLEETGRVASIEEASNAREAVEALVRGKEGSEQKADVIFLDISMPKTSGMQLAEAFHTLKNPPAVIFVTAYSEYALEAFEVDAVDYLMKPVETDRLLRALDKVEARLKPPAAPHVPTERIPVEKGGRKVLVPVAEIRYIEAKDDYSCIYTDLDRYLSTVSLAKLEQKLVPHGFFRVHRGYIVNLDHVEDIEVISSGILQLGLKGVDEKKIPVSRRRVVSLKRALGL
- a CDS encoding sensor histidine kinase, which translates into the protein MRRWLVSHYMGMVHVVLSVTTVALLALLSWGIAQSNIIAAMLAGAGLAVDIVMGGSTLLVPEDLRSQATERTLRVASGTLTYMAAGLSPESCTAVCQLLLPETAAAAIAMTDARATLAFVGDDINGFRAGERLAGPTKEVMESKHMQTFTVFDRNEWMGSGGEDEPTERERLFPVGIIAPLVVADRSVGTLRLYYRHGRDVDRTQLAIARGLAELLSTQLSAYELDRQAELTARAEVKALQAQINPHFLFNTLNTIASLTRTNPDKARNLLREFSVFYRRTLEGSQSLIPLCEELEQTRRYLKIEKARFGEDRIVETEAVEPGCGSVKVPSFIVQPIVENAVRHAMRDEGPLHIDVQVATDGDDVLLAVADDGLGMDEPIARRLLEGSSQDIPKSSNGSGIALRNVAERIERFYGIGSGVEIMSKSGEGTCVTLRLVGVAPRSAITQR